The genomic region CTGCTGAAGGCAACACTTTATCTGCAGAGGGGCACAGGGGTCACGGGGAACGTGAGACCGCAGCCAGAGCCATTCCACTTGCTCCAGGAATTTGGTGACAGGAACAAACACCGTGGTGTAAATCCTGCTCGTGGGAAGGAGGCACCTCCTTTTCAAGAGGATGGCCAAATTATTGTCCCGGAGAACTCTCTCCGCGACCTCAGGGTAGCCTGCGGCCCAAGAGGAAAGGTCTACGATGATTTAGAAAGGCGAAGCACCAGGACCGAATTACCCTTGCAAAAGCCATGGGAGCTGTGATAACTAAAATAAAAGAGGGGGTTAATTGCATTGAATGTGCAAGAAGAAGGCCGAGCTAGGTTTTCCTGGGGAACACTGCCATATGTGACTCTACACGCATTTATCCTTCCTTTGGCTTGCAACGTGGAAAAAGTCGGTCATCAGAGTTAGCTCATGATGTGCTTCACTTGCAGGGACCACTTGTAGCATtcaggaataaaacaaaaccttGTCGAAATTGAAATTATCATTTGTGAGTTACATTTGATGCTTCTCAGATAAAACTACTAGCTTTTTTGGAGTTTGGCTTGCTTCCTGGCTTTTCGAAAGCGACAGGAGCTTGCTTACCGCAGGGGGAAGATGCCTgagtgggagagaggaggaatgtGTTTTGGAACTTGCTTACGGTTCTTGAAACTACTTTGCTGCTCACAGACCCTCTGTCTCTACAGCTTCACGCACCACATTTAGAAAACCTTAGCACTgacgctttttctttttcccctttctcttttttctgggcgggggggggggagggggcaagaTTCAATTGCCGTCTGCAACAATTATCTGTCCCTCCTCGTTGCCTGCATCAAGGGGAGGAGACTGTCCCCTGCTAAAGCCAAACCAGGGCTTGGAGTGTTCTTGTGAGGTGGGGatattttgccaaaaaaataagatgaagcaatataaaaagcaagaaatgaaTCATGCACAAAAAATGCCTTACATTACTGGCTTCTTGGTCCGATTTCATCGTTTCCGCAATGTATTTGATTCCCTCTATAGCATTTTTCACATCTGGATTTTTGGTAAGCGGGGAGTAGAAGTTGACAGGCACAGAACCTGCCTTCccagaaatttcagaaatatCGATAtcttctgcaaaaatatttttctcttgcctaTCCCTGGACGGTCGTTTCATCGTAGAGAAAAACATGATGTTTGGGATTGTGTCGATAAAGACCTGAAAGCAAAGGGGGAGCAGACGACAGTtgctgggctgcagggctgcgtTGCAGATGCAGCTGTGCACGGAACAAAGGCGAGCCTCTCCAGTCCCAAATCACTTCCCGCCCTGGATCAGCTACACATTCCCTCCCGGAATATGTCACAGCCTCCGCCACACTGGGGCTTTTGTCAGCCTTATGTCCCAGCGCAGATGGAGTCACCCGCAGGCCCGTTTTCTGGAAACCATTTCCCTCCCATTTCCCCCATCTACACACAAAGGGGGGTGCGAGGTCCCAGAGCAGACCCTCAGCTGGCGGGAGCTGACAGACCTCTACCAACCTCGTCTAATTTGGAACATATTGCCTACGAATGCGGCTTGAAGAATGGACTACAAAGTGTCTCTTTTGGCTACTGACGTTTGACTTTGCTATTACAATTGTTTGCTATACCTGCATATAAGGTTTACAATAGTTTCCTTCAGAGTAACAAAGGCTTGCTGCCAGAGCAATTTTAAGCACACGGCAGTGTTTGCCTGCTGAAATCTCCCTTCTGCGGGGATTGTTTTTGCTGCCAAGTGAATTTGATGTAAGCTGTAAGCTTAAAAGTATTATTAGAAATACACAGAACAATCTCCTATTCGTGTCAAGTTTTAATATGAACCCAGGCAGGCttaaaaaaagggcaagaatAACCGAATGGATCCTCTTTGGTACCATCTCCCTGGCAAAGAACTTGTAATGACAGATATCCAATTTTTTCTACATCTTGTGGTTACCATTTAGACTACTGTGCAAGGATCTCCTTGCTTCCCAAGGACTGCAGAGCAACTGCATTCACTGGAAAAGCACAGGGAAGATCATAGCTTTTGCTAAACTGCCTTTTGCAAAATGGGATGTTGAACGCAGGTATCCCCAACAGCCCTTGTACCCTGCACTCACACGGGCTGGCCAGCTTGGCCACTGGCAGGCAGCAGTGCTTTCCAGTCAGGTGGAGAATTAGACTAGGAAATGTAATTTGAGTCCAGCTGGacattttattttccctccaCCTTCAGCTGCCTGTGTTTTGCCTCATCTGCTCCCTGCACGACTCTACCCCAGTGGACAATTCTCTTACTTAAAGGCACACTTCAGCAGTCTTGATGACTTTATGCACAGCTAAGTAGTAAACACGGGCTCTTGTGCCTAGAGAGATTTAACGTGATGCATTTACTTCCCCAATTCTTGTTGACTTTTATTGGAAAGCCTGCCAGTAAAATATGGAGTGCTCGGTGGAAACCAGGAAACACGCAAAGCCGTAGAGCTCACCTTCCTGACCCAGTGCGGCATGGTGTGAGTGCTGGGGGAGCGGTGGTGGGTGTTGATGACGATGACCGTGATGATGATTGAAGCGATGACAAACACCATTGTAAACAACATGTATTTGCCTATCAGGGGCACCGCGCTGGAGGTGGAGGGAATCAGCTCCACGATGACCAGCAGGAACACAGTCAGAGACAGCAGGACAGAGATGCTGAGAGTCATTTTCTCACCTGccatgcaaaaaataataaaaaaatgataaTGCCATTGCTGCTCCTATCATTCAGTACAGAGAGTACTTTGAGAAGACAGGATGTGGAGGATGGCTCTTCACACAAGCGTGCATCTGGAGTGCTATCATCTCTCCCGGCATCCAAAGCAGTAACTAGGCTGGCTGAACACGAGAGCCTGACGCAGCATCAGCTCCAGCATCAAGGTGGGAATCACCAGCTACGACTGGGCTGAGGTATGGGTGATGGATATGGAAAGCTTACTTGCCCGGGAGCACTTCACGGGCTGTGCATTTTGAATGATGAAGTGCGTACACCTGATTAAGGCTTGCTCCACAGCCTCCTGGGGGTTCGCTTGCCTCACTCTCTGGCAGGCTTGTGCTGGGCTGACtgggcagacaaaaaaaaaaaatataaaaaaatcacatctgaCAGCCGAGGTCAGTTGCAATTTGAGATCTTCCAGTACGCAGGATGTCAAAACTGAACCACAAAACATGATTCAcacatctttttttctactcAGTTCAACTTTCTATAaagttttccactgaaaaaaaaaataatacatgaagTATTTCATAGAAGGGGCTCCGTGAAATTCAGCAGTATAAAAAGCTGACACAAGATAAAATGAACGAAGCCGAGGAAATGGTTGCAGGGAGCAAGAGCGGCTCAGCAGAGACAAAGGAGGCCAGAACAGGCCAGGATTACTCTGTGTCCCCGGAGGTGATGTGCGTGAGCAGATAACCAGCTCTCTGCTCTGACACGGTGCAGAAGGGCCTCAGTCACCCCTGTGCTCACTTACTGTGTGATGTACTAACACACCAACCACCTACCTATGGCAAAACGTAGAAGCTGACTAGCTAAATCTTCGTTTAGCAGAAGTTAACTGGATAGTCAATCCGCGATTTCTGTGGAAAATCAGCCCAATTTATTTATATCAACAATTTTAGCTTTCAGCACTCACCCTTTATTTGCAGAATGCTTAGAGCCATTATTTTGAGCAGAAATGTCCAATTTTAGTAAGCGCTGCCCTTCAAGTTGGCTGGTGATTTCAAATACTGAGAATTTCCCAGAAACTTGTTAGAAGAGCTCGTTAGAAACTTGTTAGAATTTCTTCGGCAGTAGAACAAGTAAATTTACATACCTGAATCTGTGGGCAGGTAAAAAACAAATCCAGTCAGAAAGGAGAAGAGCAGGCAGGGAATGATGACGTTCATGATGAAGTAGAGGGGCAGGCGCTGCATGAGGAAGTGGTAGGTGATGTCCAGGTAGGGGGTGTCAGGGCAGCAAGTGTAGTAAACCCAGTGCTTCCAGCCACGGTAGTCCTTCATCACCCACTCCCCACTCTCCATGAAGTTACTCAGATCTGGACGATCACTCTCCTGACAgcaaaaaaagatacaaattctTAATATTAGACTTTCTGAACAAAATCAAAACTTGGCAGTCGCTCAGGAACAGGATTCCTAATAACTCAGGCACTTCATGcattttttgcaagcaaaacacTCTTGTCTATGTTATTTTGCCTTAGAATATCATCCTCTACACAGCTTTCAactaaatattttactgaaacagTCAGGGATAGTTGACTAAAGAGAAAGATTGATTAAATACTTGCAGAGACATACCTGAGGGGACAGGGAAAGAGTCCTTGGAAAATCACGagcagagaaaaaacacacacctcgccccccactccctccaaaaaaagaagaaaataaacaaaagtaaacaGGCAGCACCATAAGGAGTGGTGTGAAGCTGTTGCAGGACAGGCAGGAATCTGTGTATGCAGAATTGTAGAAGCCAAACCAGGAAATTTTGTGTTAGATCTACAAATAGGTCTTTTGTATTTTACAGGTAGTGCCTGCTTATTTTCCAGTCAAAACAAGGTTATATTCCATTCTAAAGAGAAGATTTCCCTGAAAACATATCATGGTCTCTATTATTTTTCCCAATTACAAACTCCTTGCTTACCGGGTTAATAACAACCACTGTACCATCATACGTCCAAGTTCCCAACTTCATACTGCAGTTCTGCTGGTCAAACGGGAAGTATGTGACTATAATTtcacagtaacttttaaaaatagctggtgGTGCCCAGGTGATCAGCCCTGTGTGCTCCAGAAGGACTTTGGTGTATTTAACGATGGCAAAATCACCGTCTGCGCTGCAAAAAGAACAAGGATATCAACAGCAGTATGGGCAGCACAAATAACGTCGTCacaaaagaatttcttttggCTGTGGATCGACCGGTCCCCACTGTGCCTGCTCCTGGAGAGGCCAGCTCTGAGGCACGCTACCCACTGGCCCAGATGTCGTGGGGAACCAGCCCCACCACGGTGGTGCCACGGGGCAGAGCTACCgctccctccctgggcagctggcaCCCCTTACTTGTTGTAAAGAACAAGGTCCGGCCTCCAGATATCGTCCGAGGGGATGCGGATTTGTTTCACGCCACCATAGTCCTCTGGATTCCACTTGAGGTTGACGTCTGTCCATTGCTAAAGAGGGAAGATTTCAGCCACTGAGAGCCCCTTCCAGCACTTCTTGGGGCAGGTTTGGTACTTTCTAGAAACATGCACCTCCCTTGCTTTGGCACATGCAAGCAAGATAGTGGGACCCCCGGCTAATTTTTTACATTAACTTAAATTTTGGTTTAAGAagcttataaaaaaatattaagaacaaCATACAAGAGAAATATACCAGAAGTCTACTGTttgaaatacaatacaaaatgcttttcttaagGCTCTTAGTGTCTAGCACATTTTATTCTTGAGACCCCAGAAAGAAGAAGTGCTCTGCTGGCTGACACACCTCTCCGAGTTCCCCCCGAAAATAtaacagagtcacagaatcacagagtggcaggggttggaagggacctctggagatcacctagtccaaccccctgccagagcagggtcacccagagcaggttgcacaggaacacgtccaggcggggtttgaatgtctccagagacagagactccaccacctctctgggcagcctgtgccagggctctgccaccctcaaaggaaagaagttcctcctcatgtttagttGGAGCTTCctctgttcaagtttgtgcctgttaccccttgtcctgttgccaggcaccactgaaaagagcctgtccccatcctcctgacacccaccctttcagtatttataagcgttgataagatccccctcagtcatcttttttccagactgaaaagacccaaatccctcagcctttcttcataagagaggtgctccagtcccctcatcatctcggtagccctttgctgccccctctccagcagttccctgtccttaaTTCCTGGCTGTGTCCACAGCATTTATTTGAACTGGATGAAATGGTCAGTAATATTTCGAGTTACCTGTTTCAGGCGTACGTTGGTTGTCACAATCTGATTTACTtcatccttaaaataaaaaaaaaaaaagaagaaagaaaagaaggcagtAGCAGCAAACATCAggattaaaggagaaaaattgttGCTTTAGAAAAATGACACCGTTTGGCACTATCACGTAAGTCAGCAATTCAATGTGTACCACATGTTCATACCGTACCACACTAATAAGCTGAATGAGCTGCAGCCCAACAGTGACGACAACGGCATCCCGATGGTCCTCCACTGGGCGCACCACCTTGTTGTAGTCCCTGAACAAGTCCTCGACGAGGCGAGTCTCGTCTTCGTAGCACAGGGCcagaccagctgcagagcagtgggGGTGGCATCAGTGAGATGGAACAGGCTGAGATGGGTGTGAAGGACATACTGTCAACAGCAAGCTGCTGGTGGTGGCCGAGTCCTCTGTGTGACTCCTCATTTCAGGCGCGCATTGGAAATACCGTCAGCAGGGGTAACTACCTATCTGATCCGGAGGTCAGCTTAGGAGTAAGTCAACAACAGCCTCCAACCAGGAGATGAACAAAAACAAATAGCCATGATTGCAGACATCAGACTGAGCATTAGGAATCTCCTCCAGGCTTTTCCAACCTGCAACTGTACTTACACGTAATAACTGTGGACAGTTAAGCGCAGAGAATACCCATAATCAGAGACTTTTAATGGGGTCTTCACCTTGGTCAGGTCAGGACTTGCCTGTAACAGTAACATTAAAGGACAGGGCCAAGCACAACAGTCATCGAGCCCTTGCATCTGAAGTCTTTGCAGGGCAAGAGCTCCACTCCATGATGGGAATTGTGCTCATGGTGAGCGAGAAGGAAACCATTCACAGTGCTCTCCTGTGTTTCCCTCTCCTCAGGGAaggtctcagcctgtccttggaGAGCTCTGCCCACACACTGCTCAGCGTGACTCAGGGGTGCTACACCAAAGAGCCCTTGGAAGAGCATTGCGGGTGAAAATGGCAGGTAGCAGCTTTGTTTCAGTGTGGCTTTAGCAGCGCATCCTATTCCCAAGGGGCGAGGGCTCAgactcccacctcacagaaagccagATGAACCCTGTTTCCAGATAGCCTGCTGCAGAACTGTGCTCAGACACCGGTACAGGGGAGTAAAGCAAATGGAAGGGGGGCTTGGGGATATTTTTGTATGTACTCCTTCTTAAAGGTACTGAGAGGGAACAGAACAGCTGAGCCTCACCACAAGCATTTTTGGCAGATCCCACCcttgccttcccctctcccagttTGAATCCCCGGCCATTGAACTCAACAAGAGTTTTGCTGCTGACTCCGACCTAAGCAAGTATTTCCCCTGGTTTCCTAACTGCCGTTTCATCAGCTCCTTTTGCGTAGTTGAGCTGAGATGCCAAGGATTCTGTCTCGGCCTTGTCCTGCCATGAGATGATATGAAGACACTTGGATGCCACTGGGAAAAGCTGTGGCCCCCGAAAAGCCCTGCTTGCTCCCCCTGCCAGGGCACCGGGGGCGGGGCAGGACTCCTCTTTCAATTTTTAAGTTATGATCACAGCATTAGATAGAAGTCCAGCTCTTTGCTATGCTTTATTAACCAATTAAAATCCTTTGCATTGCTACCTTCTGGTGTGGCTTGGTAGGAATTTAGCATACTGCTCAAGTTTGTTAGAGAAGTTTTTAGGATCACAGTTACTCTTTTAAGGGACAGTTTTAAAAGAATTATCCTGATACAACACATGCGGCCACAAATCAATTCTGCTTCCTTGTCAGTAGTCCCACAACTTACTGAAATTCCTTGTAACGAATTCTTACATTTCAAGCCATGTTTACTAGATCCTTTcacacattttgaaatacagGTAGCACTAGAGTAAATGGGGACGTGGCAGAAAgctgacagagagaaaaacaaacacaaaagcttcTCACTTCCAAATATCTGATGTCTGAAATGACAAATATCTGAGCT from Rissa tridactyla isolate bRisTri1 chromosome 7, bRisTri1.patW.cur.20221130, whole genome shotgun sequence harbors:
- the CHRNA1 gene encoding acetylcholine receptor subunit alpha produces the protein MMTVHRILLLLLSAAGLALCYEDETRLVEDLFRDYNKVVRPVEDHRDAVVVTVGLQLIQLISVDEVNQIVTTNVRLKQQWTDVNLKWNPEDYGGVKQIRIPSDDIWRPDLVLYNNADGDFAIVKYTKVLLEHTGLITWAPPAIFKSYCEIIVTYFPFDQQNCSMKLGTWTYDGTVVVINPESDRPDLSNFMESGEWVMKDYRGWKHWVYYTCCPDTPYLDITYHFLMQRLPLYFIMNVIIPCLLFSFLTGFVFYLPTDSGEKMTLSISVLLSLTVFLLVIVELIPSTSSAVPLIGKYMLFTMVFVIASIIITVIVINTHHRSPSTHTMPHWVRKVFIDTIPNIMFFSTMKRPSRDRQEKNIFAEDIDISEISGKAGSVPVNFYSPLTKNPDVKNAIEGIKYIAETMKSDQEASNAAEEWKFVAMVVDHLLLGIFMLVCIIGTLAVFAGRLIELNQQG